The Rhododendron vialii isolate Sample 1 chromosome 1a, ASM3025357v1 region CTAAGCTAGGTAGGCCTCTGTTTGCTGGCAATCCTTTCTTGTTTCGTCTTTTTCATTTCTGGTTTTCTGGCAATTAAGGGTGATTGTACCCATTGCATTATTCATTAGTACTTTAGTACTCAGTACTATGGTTGTATGATATTTTCATTCATTTTCTCGGCTTGAAATTGTAGTTGACCttgaactttaaaaataatcagAGCGAGGGCGGTAAACAAgtcaaaaatttgagtttgagttcggctcgagcctTGACGAACATAGACCTTAATAAGCCAAACATAGTTATTTATAGAGTACTAAATGAGCCTTTTTAATTAAGTCGAGCCTCTCTTAAAGAACTAAGCTTTTGCCGAACAAGCTAAATGAGCAACAACTTTAGCTTGGCTCTTATAATAAACGCATTGAGTAGAGCGTTAACAAGCTGAGCCGAATTCACGagctgctcagctcatttaTAGCCCTAATCAGAGCTAATTGGGGCTTACCGTCCCACTTTGAAAATGTTATTGTacattgcttcttctttttttttgtcccgtAATCTCAAATTAATTTATGTACATCTTGAATAAATTTTGGGACCCGAATTCTACTGGCCATTTGTGAGGAGCCCCACTAACACCTAAAGGGCAAGTGTAGTATACGCGTACCTCTAAGTAAACACAACAAAATGATACATTTGtattgggcaaatttcactgacctcccctgaggtttctgacacgaacagaaacctccctgaggtttctgaaatgacattgccctcccctcctttacccgaCAATACCAAAGGACCCCCCTGCTGTTACCtttccgttagaaaatggatggaaaaggtgatgttgtactatactttttacaatacctctactactctcatcagactctctacccctctcatttataaaatataaaatacaaacatctctacactttgtgctcattttactttgagattttgtccttatttaaaaggattcatatttgttaattttctgtcaaactcttgtgaattattggttcgtcttgataagaggaattgaaaaaagtaaaaaattaagacttttaccaaatattttgagaaattcaatattttgggtaaaagtaataaatttatactcttttgattcctctcgttgagacaaaccaataatccacaaaaatttaacacaaaactagcaaatacgaaaaaaattcaaatatgaacaaaaatcaaaaggcctaaaaaaccccacaaacaagctcgcacgaaaaaaaatttgtgggtttgtttgtgggatttttaggctttttagtttttgttcatattcaattttttcatgcaggcttgtttgtgggatttttaggctttttgatttttgttcatatttgaatttttttcgtatttgctagttttgcgttaaatttttatggattattggtttgtctcaacgagaggaatcaaaagagtataaatttattacttttacccaaaatattgaatttctcaaaatatttggtaaaagtcttaattttttacttttttcaattcctcttatcaagacgaaccaataattcacaagagtttgacagaaaattaacaaatatgaaatccttttaaataaggacaaaatctcaaagtgaaatgagcacaaagtgtagagatgtttgtattttatattttataaatgagaggggtagagagtctgatgagagtagtagaggtattgtaaaaaatatagtacaacatcaccttttccatccattttctaacggaaaGGTAACGGCAGGGGGGTCCATTGGTATTGtcgggtaaaggaggggagggcagtgtcatttcagaaacctcaggggaggtttctgttcgtgtcagaaacctcaggggaggtcagtgaaatttgcccatttGTATTACATTCTTATAGTAGTTGCCAAATATATATCCATTTTTTAGGCTTTCTTATGTACTTGAGGTTGAGGTCGATAATTCTTTATGTATGTGGACATAAGATTACCTACAGAAAGGATTATAAATGTGAATTATACTAAAACTCTGTCATTGAAAGTACACAGATGGACAATAAATTAAGTGGTCGCAAACGATTAGTCAAAATCATTACTCGTGCACATAGATGATGTCAATACGCTGGTAAATCTTTATTGTGATTATATTTAATTCATCAACTAATGTGATTCATCCAAACTTGAGGGGGACCACACGagctttgaaagaattataACCGTATCATGTAAGGAAACGATAGAATAGTACAATTAATAGACTATTATTGACCGATCATTGttaatttctttctctattaattactttcatgcttAATTTACTCACATCAACGATAATACCTACTATATTTTCGTAATAATTGAATTCGCATGATAAGATGCGAAACCTACCGATATTGACTCATTCGGTAATCTTGCTTAATTGACTCATTCGGTAATCTTGTTTATGTGTTTATCTTGCTTATTTACTTATTCTACGTCTGAATCTAGACAAATAAATCCGTGGGTGCTGTAGTGCGCCCCGTGTGGTGCGTTGTACAACAATCAATCTCATTAATCAACAGtttaaattaaaaacaaactcttccaaacAGCGCATTACACGGGGTGCACTACGGACTTATTtacccaagaaagaagaaaaaaaatggggtGAAGCCCAGCCCAGCCCAACTTGACCCTGAGATCGGTGGGTAAAATAGAGcagtgctacgtgcacagcagctgctACACaacagctgtgcacagatctcaTTTTCTTCCGTCTCGGGTagcgcaaagatgatcggagccgctcatgttgttcaaaatatgtcgtttaaggtctctgtaaaaaatgagcttcgttcgatatcgttagaagcgttaaaaaaacacccaaaatcacttcagaatttaggcctaaattctgaagtgattttgggtgtttttttaacgcctctaacgatatcgaatgAAGCTTATTATTTACAAAGACCttaaacaatatattttgaacaaaatgaacggctccgatcatctttgcgcgacccgaggcgggagaaaacggggtctgtgcacagctgctgtgtagcaactgctgtgcacgtagcttttctgggTAAAATAACATATCGCGAGAATTTAAACTTTGTTTGAGTAGACAGGACAGGTTGGGGCCCACGAGTCGCTTTGCTCCAGAACGACAAGCCGACAAAGGTGGGACCCAAAGTTTACAGGGCTCAACGACGTTGGAGGTAGGGCCACGTGGAATTTGACAAAGTCAAGAAGAGAGACAAGGAGTAGTAAACATcaatcttttccttttactttcgtttttaattttcctaactactatttttgttgaatttgcTACTTGAGGAATACATTCCCTCACATTGATAAAACAATTTGCGATAGACGTTGCAATAGACCTTTCACTCGTGAAAAGTTGTTcaccctttttttaaaatatttcacGGTGTTTTCGGATCAATTTGCGCACACCTCGGGCTAATTCCTATAATTCTTCACAGTCGTTTCACACGTTTATGCATGGTAGAACTGCAAATGAATTAAGCAGCTCGCTAGCTTGGCTCGTTAACACTGCTCTCgatcgagctcgagttttcagCTCaattagtaaatgagccgagtggAAGGCTCGTTCGAAAAAAGCTCAGCTCGAGAAGGGaggttcggctcgattaaaaagactcatttagtaaatgactaaactcTACTAGTTAAgggctcgagctcaagttttttgAACGAGTCAAACTTGAGCTTGAGAAAACTTGGCTTGGCTCGACTCATTGACAGCCCTACGATGAGGTAAGGTGGAATTACTAACAAGAAGAATAAAGACCTTTGAAATAAGCAAACTCTTCCCCAAGCCAAGATCACTTGAACAACCCCTTTGGGTTGCTTACCCAATTATTGCGTAGGGCACATTGATTAAAGCAATAGTAGTAGATTGCAATATTAGACCTACCACTCGTGAAAAATTGTTCACCCAATTATTACGTTGGACAGTAAAAACGGACTTATTAAAATGGAGAAATATATATAGGCTCATTTAGTTTCAAAAGTtaaacagtaattttttttatttatctttatttaatttttttcgcatttgctAGCTTTGaatcaaacttttgtaacttattaattcgtctcagcgagaggaatcaaaaaaataaaaaattttgatcgaaactcataatttaaaaaaaaaagaataagtaaaaaaaaactgtcttattgacttatttttgtctttattaaaaaaattatgagtttcgataaaaaaaaatttacttttccgattcattttatcgagacgaatcaataaatcacaaaaatttgacgcaaaacaaacaaatacaaaaaatatattcaaataacaacaaaaaaaaataatgctgtgtttgcttctctttttgaaaaatatttttcaaaaaattccctttatttttaattatttctttctctatctctccacACTTATTATCtctactattttttcaattttttttaaaaaaaaatgttccaaacaaagcgtAAGTCACtctcattttcaatcaaaactcaCTTGTGCTCAATGACGATTTTGTCATGTAATTTTACATAAGACGTAAAACGAACGTCATCATGATGTTATAACAGTTCCAGTTCATAGGTATGGATGTGTATTTAACACCTGCCATAGAGAAACGATGGAGGCGGCAAATCCCACACTATGACTagattttttatattaaaaaataaccCGCAATAACTTTGATTTACCACAAATATGTGATCTAACCTAACTCTGGGATttgaagtaaacaaaaaaacaaaaaaaacctaactCTAGATAGTAAGATGGGTTGTATATATATAGCCTAAGAGACCTTTAGCGTAACGGTATAAGGAGTGCACCGTGCACTTAAGCCtacccaacaaaaataaaattggcatttacaattttaaaaagaaagaaacttacTTACCCGTCCATTTGCtcaatcaatggctgagatgtatttttaacttttcgaatcattcaaaacacttttaaacgcCCGCAATTTTGCACCGTAAATCTTTTTTACACGGGATGCTCCCTAAAGATTTTCTCATTCAAAAAAGGATGTAGATccataaacaaaacaaaaaaaaattggggaggGTAGTACTAGCAGGTCTATTTTTTCTAGATCGTCAACGGCGTAAGCCGCTGTCCGGCACAAGAGGGGACAGACCGCCCTTTGGCTTTTGCGAAGGAAAATACTTTCTGTTCTGCATATAGAGAAGCATGGCCCACCAAAAGGATACGGAGTCATAATTAGATACGGCCAGAATATCATCATAATCCCTGCGCCCACCACCCCACTCTCCTCGTCCTTTGCTAACTTTTATGGATAACGGGGAGGATAGAAGGGTGGTGTTGTTCCCTCCggttcatttttaatttttcggcTATTTTTCGAGCACATTTTGATGATCGgttctgttcattttgtagataaCCATACAAGAGATCGTGTTCATCGGATTACATTAagtacatgatcggcacacgtcaatattgaagaaaaacaaaaactagatCCAAAAATACACTGAATCGCAgcccaatttttatttttatttttgcaattttcacgtgtgccgatcatATATTTACTGAAATCCAATTAACACAATTTTTGATATGATTACTGTTCTCGCCGAGATCTACAAAGTAAACGAAGCCGATCATCAAAGTGTGCTAAAAAAtagctgaaaaattaaaaacgaaccGGAGTGaacaccaccactcctcctatCCTCggtatacataaaagtttctcgtCCTTCTCGTTTAAACTCTCTTTTCAGAACCGACAACTTTAAAGAAAACATACTTTGGCGTAAATAAAAACAAGATAATATATACTTTAGCCAGTAACAAGATAATGTTgatttttaccatttttttaattacaaTTAATAAAAAGCCCACATATATAGAATTTAGTATTCGCGATCCATGACATGCAATTGGGCATTACGACACACTGTAATTAATTGGGTATGCAAGATAATACGATAGATACCAAAACATCAACGTTTACAATATTTAACTTAAtgatccctataaaaaaaattcttaataaactgaaaaaaaaaaacggtgaCAAATCTCAATCAACATGATGACAACCAACACtaatgattgattttttttaaaaaaaacacgaaTATACAAATAAGAGTGAAACCACCGATGCTGAAGGATGAAATGAACAACGCCAATCAACAAATAAGGCGCAATTAAAGTATACGAGAAGACTATTTGACTCGGGAAAAAATCTAATGGCGTTGATTAATAATGGTAGCTTAGAATAGTCAAGGAAATGTACGTGCCGAGATAGCATATACAGGTGATGTTGTGCACATAAAAATTACTAATGCATTTACACTGAGAACGAGTCGCGATCAAACATGACAAGAATGAACAAAAATATTCTCCACCACTCTTGAACTTAAACACTATCACCAATAATAAGTGATGCTGGACATAATGGACAAATGGATGGTACAATAATTTGTCAAAATGATAAACTGGGATTGAAATGGTAAATTTTATACGTGATCGTGTATACAAATACCTGCATTGTTGATCTATTCACGATTTAACTTCAAGAGGATATAAAGATCGGTTTTTAACACGAGCAGATCCCCGTATTTGTTTGAGAAGCTCAATCAGATCTCCTCCGGGCCTGACGCGTTGGATCGGCCTCTAAGGCAGGAAGGGGCAGAACCATACCCTAAATTATCAATCAACGGCTTAGATTATCCTCCATTTCTAAGGATGGTAGCCTCGGATGCTAGGGTCACCTATTCACAGGCCAAATCTCAAGGAAAGTCTCCTGGAAAATGAGACAGGGAAGCAGAGGCTCCAAAGTGAAGAGCAATAGAACACCCAAAAACTCAAATCTGAGACCACAACAACAAATACAATACAAGGGCCAATAAGCCCAAGAACTTCAATACTCGAAGAAGTCCCACTTTTTAAGCTCGTCTAAACACAAGATATTCATTAATCTTCCaccgaaaaatgattttgaggCACCAGCCCCTACGTATCTCTATTATTTTCAAATGGCATAAGCAGTGATCGCGTGAAGAGAATGAATGGATGAACAAATGACTACAAGCAGGCGGTCGCATTTATACAAACTAAGCAGTTCAAAACAATCATCTATAGCCAACTAGGTCAAAGTAGTCGGCTAATTACTGCTCTTTCCCAACCGAAACCCAGAAAAAATAAGCTCGTGTAGCTGTGAAAAAGTTTGTTATTATCTATAAACTTCCGAACCAGTTCCGGCTATTGAAACATATAACATTGACAAAAAGACAAGATCGGTATCAGATGTGAAATAAGCGCATCGCTCAGGACAAATGGTCATATAGCAGAATTTATGCCAACAAGCAGGTCAAACATGGAGCTTCTGCCTAGTACCAACGCAAGATTGGTTGAATGAAAACCTGTATGAAAAGGCAGAGCAACATAAGTACCATTCTCAAATGTAGTCCTAACTAGTTCGATGACTTCACTTCTTCTCTAACGACTGCTGATTCTGGAGACCTGCAATCAATGCATGCTACGGTAGCTGGAGAAGGGATGTTGTCCAAAAGATTAATTCGGAACGTTCTCTGTTTCTCTTCATTTGAGGGAACATGAAGCAGAGCTTCCATGACAAGGACTTCCCAATCACGCGGAAGTAAGAATGAATACCAGGTGTCATCTGTTTGTGATAGAGCACACGGTCACAAAAGATTGAAGCATGTTACTAAATCAATGGATATAGACAAGTATTGCCCCGTAAATCAATGCATGCACCCAACAAAACAATGCGTATACCAATTATAATTTTCATGCAACAGGAGTTACCAGTGGGCAAGTTCCACGCAATCTCTCGATATGCAATCTATTAGGTTTGGAGTCAACATTATTTACATTAAGCATTTAGGATTTGCATGTATAATCATGTAGCAAGACTTAAAACAATGGTAGCACAAGACTACAAGAGGAAGGTACAGACCTCCAGTACGAATTGCCTTAAATTGAACGGTTCCAGTGCCTTGTGGTCCAGAAACAGGAAATGTGCAAGATACAGAATGTCTCCTATGAGCAACTGCAAGTGATGCATTGTACCAAGGACCTCTTACAATCGGCTCCCCAATGGCATCTATAATTGCCTGGTTTTTACTGGCTCTCTCCATGGCCTTGCTGAGCAACATACAGCAAcggtgaggaaaaaaataagacaattaCATTCATGCAACATAATTAACACAGATCTCACATGTCTCGTGACTGAAGCTAGGGATGGGGCAAAAGATGAGTGAACTTTTCTTCATCTCTGTAACTTTCATATTCTAAAGAATAGAGTTCAGACATTATGTCTACAAATATGCAACTCATGCAAGAATACTAAATTTACAATTGTTACTCTCCAGCATATCAATTTCACCCTATTAAGCACAAGGTAAAGTTAAACAAGAGTCATGAAGAGAAGATgacaaagaaaactaaaatccGAGCTTTTGCTGGATCTTGGCACGCAAGTGGAGAGAACTACTTCCAACCCTTTTGCAATCCAAGCAAGCCATTGTACATCAACACCTTAGCTAAAGGGTAGTCTAATGTTCATAAGAAGCAAGGAAAACTTAGAAGTCCACATGCAACTTCAGAATTGAGCGAAGTGAAATAAAAATATACCTATGAAACGGAAATGAAAGGCCACTTATGAAAAGTATCATGGTCATAACTCATAAGGATTGTCAGAGCAACCCAAAATAACCAGGACAAAGTTACAAGGCCTTGTAAACATAGTTTGGATGAGCCggtaaggaaaagaaaacaaagtttgGACGAATAACCAAAGAAGTCCTCTATGTTTGAGCCTGCCTGTTAATTGTGCATTTGAAAAAGTTGTGGGTCTCACATTCTTCTTGGCATGGACTCCTGATGATCTTTTTCTAGAGGGTGAAGAAACCATTTTACCCAACCGAAACGTGAAGAACCCATGGCAGTTAAAGATTTCTCCACAGTGAACATGTAGGACTAAGGGGAGGGCTAGACCAAAACTGACTCTAGAGACGGTAGTTCAAAAGAATCTAGGTTTTTTGCATAGGATGAAATATGACGCCCTTGACAACACTCAATGGagaaaacggattcatgtagccaaccccaattgaCTGGGACTTCAGGCTCGGTTTGGTTAGTATGGTGAGCATGCAAGACAGTCTTTTATGGAAGTCAACTAAGATATTATATAACCAATATGACTCTCCTAGATGGTATTGCAAATCAACTAGAGTGCAGAACGTTCTGTCAACTTGTGATGACTTTAAAAGTAAATATCACGCTCCTTCAAGCCCAACACTAAGGAAATTTCTGAGAACCAAACTCGTCCATACACGAAACAGATGTAAATCGCACAAGAGTCAGCAGTTCAATCATCTACGAGACATTGTTCTGCATCCATAAAACATGCCATTCACAAGTTCTGAATAAAGAAACACCCACCATACAATAATTGAGCAGTTGAATCCATTATACCACATTCTTATGTATCTATCAAATGCGCCATTTTCAAGATGGATTGGAAATCAATTAAAGTACAAATTGTTTTGTCTACTCTTGacgaattcaaaaattaaagtactactCTGCTTCAATCCCGACTCTAAGCAAAAATTTTGAGAGAGGACAGGAAATAGCCCTTCACCCTTTAGCAACTAACAACTTAGAATCTCTTGGTTCAGATGGGAATGCATCTGTTTCAAACATGTCCATTAGCTAGAAGGCGTTTCTATGTATCTATAAAACAGTTCATTCCCAAGTTGTgtaaaaaacaaattcaatcaTAAGATAGTTCAATCAATTAGAAGACATTGTTAGGTATCTATCAAATGACGTGCTCTCAAGTTCTGATTTCAATAAATGTGGTCATGCGTTAATCCAGAAGTTCATTCCCTAGTTCTGTAAAAACAAATTCGATCTTATGATAGTTCAGCAGTTCAATCAATCAGATCTTACTGTTGGGTATCTATCGAATGACGCATTGTCAAGTTCTGATTTCAATCAATTCGGTTGTCCGATAATTCAGCAGTTGAATCCATTGCAAGACATTCTTACGTATCTATCAAACGCGTCATTCTCAAGGTACGACTAAACCAAACTCAATATGCTCAAGAACAATCATGCGCAAACGCACCTGCTACACCCATGATAAATGTAAAGGTCGTTGAGTGCACTCAAAGCAACGCCACCAGTGAGGCAGATCAAGGCGCCGGAAACCACTCTGCGGCCCCATGGACTGCTCTTGGGTTCCTCCGCCGACTTTGCCAAACTGCTTACACACGAAGCGGAATTCTGTCACAATACATTCTCGCTATGCTATTTCCTACTAAAAAACTATTGTTCATGAGAAATTGAGATCATTAGGGCTCTCAATCAGCCCTTGTATTGATTTAAGTTACGATAGAGATTATTACCTTGACAGCTGCGATGTTGGAGTTCTCTTCAGGAAGGAGATTAGCCTCTTCCCTAGCATCtttccgtctctctctctctctctgtgtaaaGTGGAACCCTAACGGCCCAGGTAGTTAGGCCGCCTCTCAATTTTCAAGTGTTAATAATGTGGACTCGTAAAGACGGTTAAGGGCAAATTACACTATCTCGGAACGTGTTATTGTCTAATCCTCTTTTAAGTCCTAAAACTTTAAGTATTTTCTTAATTTAGATATTAAAGGAGTGGGTCTTATCAATTTGGTCCATTTGACACTATGGCTTGCCCATTAACTAATGGGTACCACTGGCGACTTTGTTTGCAGGCTGCAGCATCTTTTTTCAGCCTTATAGTTTTCCAATCTCcttttttgacattttagaTGATTGTTAATTGTATTGCAAACATATGGAGTGTTTTTCCTTACTTTATTTTACGAGGATAATATTCCATATAGAACGGTACATAATGATTAAGAAAGAAACATTGAAAGGTGCACAAGTATTGTTGTATATGCGACTATAATTCAACAAACAAAATGTAAGGACAACAACTTTATTATTGTCATATAAACTTTTCAGATTTAATACATCGTTTTGGGCGGCCGCCCTACGACCCTGTAGTGCACACCTCGCCCGCATTACAGGACCCCCGAATCCTAGGAAACAGGGTTATTTCTTCATTCTAATGGCCCCGAATCCTAGGAAACAGGGTTATTTCTTCATTCTAATGGTTGATCTGGCTCACTAAGGAAGAAAGACTTGCTGGATTTAGACATTTTACAGGCTGCACGGTTATCAGCTACCATGCCATACGGCAAAACCTTTGAAGAAAATGTTGCAAAcgaaaaagtgaaggaaaagaagaataaTCAAATGTACATATAAAGTAGTACAATTTACAACAACTTAATATCATCACAACAAAATTCAAGACGTATTTTTACTCCTCTCCCGCCATTAAAGCTCATCTTCAATCTACAGAGAATCTGTTCTCAATTCGCTAGCAATCCGGGAAGAAACCCCCTTGCATTTCGACTTCTTCCACATAAATTCCGAATATGCTCACTCAACTATACAGATATCTTCGCCGTTCCTAATAAATAAGATCAACTCTAGTGAAACAACCCGCAAGTACTACTGATGTTCGACTTCTCCCACTTCCTACTCACTCGGCTTCGCAAGAGACTTCACCATCCTAATTCCGAAACCATGCCTGTTTTCAAACCAATAAGAGCAGGACTACTAACACAGGGTAGCAGCAAGACTGACCAACTTTTGTGATGTTCTGTCCCGTTTGATGCAAGCATCACAGTACATCGagaatcaaacaaataaactaGGATCTTTCATCACCTTCCCAGTTGTTCTTTTCCTTCGGCCCAGTAGGACCGTTCTCCCCATACAGCTCTACCGGTAACTTGTCAAAAATATTCTCCACTGAATTTCGAAGCGCCAATGGTAAACGATTGATGATCTTACCTAGCTCAGCTCTCGAATCGTACACGACAGTCGGACCCCATTTTCTCATAAACTGCAACCAACATGGCTCTCTAACAATCCCTTCTCCTAGATACTCTGCTGCCATGATCTCGTAACGGGTGCTCGAATCAACATAGTAATTACTACGAGCAGCATCATTCCTCACTCCAATCCCAAGCTTTGCGGACCCCTGGATGTAGCTACCCGGATGAGGAAAACTGGCATGACCGTTTTTAGATGAGTAAATTATAGCTTTATTCCCCTCTATGAA contains the following coding sequences:
- the LOC131320900 gene encoding uncharacterized protein LOC131320900 yields the protein MLGKRLISFLKRTPTSQLSSLAKSAEEPKSSPWGRRVVSGALICLTGGVALSALNDLYIYHGCSSKAMERASKNQAIIDAIGEPIVRGPWYNASLAVAHRRHSVSCTFPVSGPQGTGTVQFKAIRTGDDTWYSFLLPRDWEVLVMEALLHVPSNEEKQRTFRINLLDNIPSPATVACIDCRSPESAVVREEVKSSN